One segment of Castanea sativa cultivar Marrone di Chiusa Pesio chromosome 3, ASM4071231v1 DNA contains the following:
- the LOC142628108 gene encoding uncharacterized protein LOC142628108, which produces MEKFNKVQAVTLKSHLDKYLVADDDNKTIRQSRNGTSRKARWFVELVEGKSHAIRLKSWNGMYLTATNLPFLLGMTGNKVLQTVPERGLEWKYEWEPIRDGFQVKFRTWCGTYLRGNGGTPPWRNSITHDDPHTSSTQNWVLWDVEAVEVSGTDLVIDFLHSKSSLSSLSDDVFSSEPGSPMSVISSISPKATSNNKLSKSNMFRSGMDFFYNAKAVRLRSHHDKYLLAEEDEESVTQDRNGSSKNAKWAVEFVEGTENIIRLKSCYNKYLTASNQPFLLGMTGRKVIQSLPRRLESSLEWEPIKEGSQVKLKTRYGNFLRANGGVPPWRNSITHDIPHRTATQDWVLWDVDIVEIQVQSPKQISQQPPPQPLSHQDSLDFDPISPSSGSIKSDKFSRQESSESNQSSPPKSEGRTIYYHVAEDNGEVDDEVVEGYSFTFKGNGVEELTRKLEEETGLEGIIVCTRSPLNGKLYPLRLQLPPNNTTMHVVLVLASSTVAQDFTKQAS; this is translated from the exons ATGGAGAAATTCAACAAAGTACAAGCCGTGACTCTCAAGAGCCACCTTGACAAGTACCTAGTCGCCGACGACGACAACAAAACGATCCGGCAGAGCAGAAACGGCACATCGAGGAAGGCAAGGTGGTTCGTAGAACTAGTGGAAGGGAAGAGCCACGCAATCCGGTTGAAAAGCTGGAACGGCATGTACCTAACGGCAACTAATTTGCCGTTCTTGCTAGGCATGACAGGGAACAAGGTGTTGCAGACCGTGCCAGAGCGTGGGCTCGAGTGGAAGTACGAGTGGGAGCCAATTCGAGACGGGTTTCAGGTCAAGTTCAGGACTTGGTGCGGGACCTACCTTAGAGGCAATGGTGGCACGCCACCGTGGCGGAACTCGATCACGCACGATGACCCACATACCTCGTCGACTCAGAACTGGGTTCTCTGGGATGTCGAGGCTGTCGAGGTCTCTGGGACTGACTTGGTTATCGATTTTCTCCATTCCAAGTCGAGTTTGTCTTCTTTGTCCGATGATGTTTTTAGTTCTGAACCCGGCTCACCCATGTCTGTTATTTCCTCGATTTCGCCGAAGGCCACTTCTAATAATAAGCTG AGCAAATCCAACATGTTTCGCTCAGGAATGGACTTTTTTTACAACGCCAAGGCGGTGCGTCTCCGTAGCCACCATGACAAGTACCTTCTAGctgaggaagatgaagagtcgGTGACCCAAGATCGAAACGGGTCTTCCAAAAACGCAAAGTGGGCTGTCGAGTTTGTCGAAGGCACAGAAAATATAATCCGGCTCAAGAGTTGCTACAACAAGTACCTGACTGCCTCGAACCAACCCTTTTTGCTTGGGATGACTGGTCGAAAAGTGATCCAATCTCTGCCTCGGAGGCTCGAATCTTCGCTCGAGTGGGAACCCATTAAAGAAGGGTCCCAAGTCAAGCTCAAGACTCGGTATGGTAACTTCTTGAGAGCCAATGGTGGTGTACCACCTTGGAGAAACTCTATCACCCATGATATTCCTCACAGGACCGCCACTCAGGATTGGGTTCTCTGGGATGTTGATATTGTCGAGATTCAAGTCCAGTCTCCGAAACAGATCTCACAGCAGCCCCCACCTCAACCACTTTCACATCAGGATTCTTTGGATTTCGATCCCATTTCACCCTCTTCGGGTTCAATCAAATCCGACAAATTTTCTAGACAAGAG TCTAGTGAATCGAATCAGAGTTCACCACCAAAATCGGAAGGGAGGACTATATACTATCATGTGGCTGAAGATAATGGTGAAGTGGATGATGAAGTTGTGGAGGGGTATTCTTTCACTTTCAAGGGTAATGGGGTTGAGGAATTGACTCGTAAATTGGAGGAAGAGACGGGTTTGGAAGGTATTATTGTGTGTACTCGAAGTCCCTTGAACGGAAAGCTTTATCCCCTTCGATTGCAGCTTCCTCCAAACAATACAACTATGCATGTTGTTTTGGTTCTAGCTTCATCAACAG TGGCACAGGACTTCACAAAACAAGCATCATGA
- the LOC142626882 gene encoding uncharacterized protein LOC142626882, whose translation MDLFRNAKAVRLRSHHDKYLVAEEDQVSVTQERNGSSTSSKRAWWTVEFVKGTQSIIRLKSCYNKYLTASNHPFLFGATGHKVVQSLPQRLDSSHEWEPINEGSRVKLKTRFGKFLRANGGVPPWRNSITHDIPFRDSSQNYILWDVDIVEIQAQSPSQNSHPPSHQNSLESSGSNDVSVASPRSSEGRTIFYHVAEDDGEVDDEAVEEYFTYKGNVVEEMTQKLERETGLEGIIVCTRNPFNGNLHPLRLQLPPNNSTMHVVLVQSSSKVAMDFAN comes from the exons ATGGACCTCTTCCGCAACGCCAAAGCTGTCCGCCTCCGTAGCCACCATGACAAGTACCTTGTAGCCGAGGAAGACCAAGTGTCCGTGACCCAAGAACGAAACGGATCCTCCACCTCCAGCAAGAGAGCCTGGTGGACCGTCGAGTTTGTCAAAGGCACACAGTCCATAATCCGACTCAAGAGCTGTTACAACAAGTACCTCACTGCCTCGAACCACCCTTTCTTGTTTGGCGCGACGGGTCACAAGGTGGTGCAGTCTCTGCCTCAGAGGCTCGACTCCTCGCACGAGTGGGAACCCATCAATGAAGGGTCCCGGGTCAAGCTCAAGACCCGGTTCGGCAAGTTCTTGAGAGCCAATGGTGGTGTGCCACCTTGGAGAAACTCTATCACCCATGACATTCCTTTCAGGGACTCTTCTCAGAATTATATTCTCTGGGATGTTGATATTGTCGAGATTCAAGCTCAGTCTCCGAGTCAAAACTCACACCCACCATCACATCAGAATTCTTTGGAG TCTAGTGGTTCGAATGATGTGAGTGTAGCATCACCAAGGTCATCAGAGGGGAGGACTATATTCTATCATGTGGCTGAAGATGATGGTGAAGTGGATGATGAAGCTGTGGAGGAGTATTTTACTTACAAGGGTAATGTGGTTGAAGAAATGACTCagaaattggagagagagacgGGTTTGGAGGGTATTATAGTGTGCACTCGGAATCCCTTCAATGGAAACCTTCATCCCCTTCGATTGCAGCTTCCTCCAAACAATTCAACTATGCATGTTGTTTTGGTTCAATCTTCATCCAAAG TGGCAATGGACTTCGCAAATTAA